The Oncorhynchus masou masou isolate Uvic2021 chromosome 6, UVic_Omas_1.1, whole genome shotgun sequence genome has a window encoding:
- the LOC135541504 gene encoding twinfilin-2-like, with amino-acid sequence LVYHTIVASDELKDFLARVRGGTIRIAKIVIRDEELVLGAYREPAKSWDKDYDHFLLPLLVAQEPCYILYRLDTQNAQGYEWIFIAWSPDQSPVREKMVYAATRATLKKEFGGGHIKDEMFGTVEEDLCFQGYLRHMSSCSSPAPLTVAEQELQRIKITEDERRRLSNTPRGRAKVTMEFGLDKRHQALTGLVFPLQEEAKRALQQLKQKRINYIQLKLDTEKETVELVHTNPTETRELPYRIPTDTPRYHFFIFKHSHQGQQQEALVFIYSMPGYSCSIKERMLYSSCKNPLLDEVERDYRLDIAKKIEIDGGDGLTEEFLYEEVHPIEHTLKQVFAKPRGPGGKRGNKRLVKGAGENGEES; translated from the exons CTTGTCTACCATACCATTGTAGCATCGGATGAACTGAAGGACTTCCTGGCCAGGGTGAGGGGAGGGACCATCAGAATAGCAAAGATTGTCATCAGAGATG AGGAACTGGTGCTAGGCGCATACAGAGAACCTGCAAAGAGCTGGGACAAGGACTATGATCACTTCCTCCTTCCTCTGCTGGTGGCTCAGGAGCCCTGCTACATCCTGTACCGCCTTGACACCCAGAATGCACAGGGCTATGAATGGATCTTCATCGCTTGGTCACCTGATCAATCACCA GTGAGGGAGAAGATGGTCTACGCTGCCACCCGTGCCACATTAAAGAAGGAGTTTGGCGGAGGCCACATCAAGGATGAGATGTTTGGCACAGTTGAG GAAGACCTGTGTTTCCAGGGGTACCTGCGTCACATGTCTTCCTGCTCCTCCCCTGCACCTCTCACAGTAGCGGAGCAGGAGCTGCAGCGAATAAAAATCACAGAG GATGAGCGTAGAAGGTTAAGCAACACTCCTAGAGGACGCGCAAAG GTGACAATGGAGTTTGGTTTGGACAAAAGGCACCAGGCTCTTACAGGCCTGGTGTTCCCTCTACAGGAGGAGGCCAAACGCGCTCTGCAGCAACTCAAGCAGAAACGTATCAACTACATACAGCTG AAGttggacacagagaaagagacagtcgAGCTGGTCCACACCAACCCCACAGAGACTCGTGAGCTTCCCTACAGAATCCCTACTGACACACCCAGATACCACTTCTTCATCTTCAAACACTCCCACCAAGGACAGCAACAGGAGGCTCTGG tgttcaTCTACTCCATGCCAGGCTATAGCTGTAGCATTAAGGAGCGGATGTTGTACTCTAGCTGTAAGAACCCCCTActggatgaggtggagagagactaCCGTCTAGATATCGCCAAAAAG ATTGAGATTGACGGTGGGGATGGGCTGACGGAGGAGTTTCTGTATGAGGAGGTCCATCCCATTGAACACACTCTGAAGCAGGTGTTCGCCAAGCCACGTGGGCCTGGGGGGAAGAGGGGTAACAAGCGCCTCGTCAAGGGGGCCGGAGAGAACGGGGAAGAGAGCTAG